From a single Arachis hypogaea cultivar Tifrunner chromosome 3, arahy.Tifrunner.gnm2.J5K5, whole genome shotgun sequence genomic region:
- the LOC112789799 gene encoding DEAD-box ATP-dependent RNA helicase 8 isoform X1 has product MIQYGKDYEFDAPVKLLEKHLHAMAQSVDEQLLVIAFNDKPVKNLKGLATMIENCDDEFLKFDLEYQQDVTATKRNEFEDYFLKRELLMGIYEKGFERPSPIQEESIPIALTGSDILARAKNGTGKTAAFYIPALEKIDQKQSILA; this is encoded by the exons ATGATTCAG TATGGTAAAGATTATGAATTTGATGCTCCAGTGAAGCTCCTAGAGAAACATCTACATGCTATGGCACAATCTGTTGATGAGCAACTTCTT GTTATTGCTTTCAATGATAAGCCTGTGAAGAATTTGAAGGGCTTGGCCACCATGATTGAGAACTGTGATGATGAGTTTCTAAAGTTTGATCTGGAATACCAACAG GATGTGACAGCAACTAAAAGAAATGAATTTGAGGATTATTTTTTGAAGCGAGAGTTGCTCATGGGAATATATGAGAAGGGTTTTGAAAGGCCTTCTCCTATCCAAGAAGAAAGCATTCCAATTGCTCTTACTGGTAGTGACATTCTTGCAAGGGCTAAAAATGGGACAGGCAAAACAGCTGCATTTTACATTCCTGCATTGGAAAAAATTGACCAGAAACAATCTATCCTGGCATAG
- the LOC112789799 gene encoding DEAD-box ATP-dependent RNA helicase 8 isoform X2 produces MIQVIAFNDKPVKNLKGLATMIENCDDEFLKFDLEYQQDVTATKRNEFEDYFLKRELLMGIYEKGFERPSPIQEESIPIALTGSDILARAKNGTGKTAAFYIPALEKIDQKQSILA; encoded by the exons ATGATTCAG GTTATTGCTTTCAATGATAAGCCTGTGAAGAATTTGAAGGGCTTGGCCACCATGATTGAGAACTGTGATGATGAGTTTCTAAAGTTTGATCTGGAATACCAACAG GATGTGACAGCAACTAAAAGAAATGAATTTGAGGATTATTTTTTGAAGCGAGAGTTGCTCATGGGAATATATGAGAAGGGTTTTGAAAGGCCTTCTCCTATCCAAGAAGAAAGCATTCCAATTGCTCTTACTGGTAGTGACATTCTTGCAAGGGCTAAAAATGGGACAGGCAAAACAGCTGCATTTTACATTCCTGCATTGGAAAAAATTGACCAGAAACAATCTATCCTGGCATAG